Part of the Bacillus cereus group sp. RP43 genome is shown below.
CGTACTTGTCCCACTCTAAAACAAAACCAATAAAGACCGTGCTAATCCCACCAAGAAACAACGTCGTAAAAAATAGTCGTACCCACTTGCGGCTATTCACAACACATCCCCCATTATTCTTATATTTCTAATTAAATTGTATCAATGACAATTTCAAAAAGCTAGCCATGTTAATGTATAAATTCCTTAAAGAGATTTATATTAAAAAAAGAGAACTGTGCTGAAAGGAGCTCCAACTTATGAAACGGATGCTGCTCGTTTTGATTTCTTCTTTTCTATTTATGGCACTAGTGGCATGTGCACAAGAAAAAGAAGCAAAATCCGAACTTGATTATGATCAAACAAAAAAAATGATTGTTGATATTTTAAAAACCGACCAAGGAAAAAAGGCAATCAAAGATGTATTAACTGATGAAAAAATGAAACAAGCCCTCATACTAGATGAAACAGTAGTAAAGAAAACGATTGAAGATGCGATGGTATCTGAAAAAGGGCAACAATTCTGGGAAAAGCTCTTTAAAGACCCTGAGTTCTCATCAAAATTTGCTAAAAGTATGGGAAAAGAACAAACAAACTTAATGAAAACTTTACTAAAAGATCCTGAATACCAATCAGGTGTTATAGAGATTATGAAAAATCCTGAAGTAGAGAAAATTATGTTACAAACAATGAAGAGCAAAGAATATCGCCAATATTTACAGCAAGTACTAACCGAAACTGCCGAAAGTCCACTCTTCCAAGCTAAGATGATCGACATCATTAGTAAAGGTGTACAAAAAGCCGAAAAAGGTGGGTCTGATAAGAAAGGTGCAGGCGGTGAAGGTGGTTCTCAAGATGGGAACAAAGAACAACAATAAAGATTATAGTAATGAGTGGACAATGTATATATTATCCACTCATTACTACTTTATTTTTGTGTAACAGCTGTTTTATCAATAACCGTCTCAGCTATCGTACGATAAATAAGACCCGTTGTATGTGTATCTTCATATACTGACGGCGCAAAGTCCTCTTTATTCCAATCAGGTTGTTGAAGTGGAATTCGGCCAAGTACGTCCGTTTGAAGTTCCGTAGCTAATTTATCTCCTCCACCTCTTCCAAACACATACTCTTTTTCACCAGTTGCTTTACTTTCAAAATACGCCATATTTTCAACAACACCAAGAATACTATGTTCTGTACGTAAAGCCATGGCTCCAGCGCGCGCTGCTACAAATGCTGCTGTTGGATGCGGCGTTGTTACAATAATCTCTTTACAAGCCGGCAACATCGAATGCAAGTCTAACGCAACATCACCAGTACCTGGTGGCAAGTCTAATACTAAATAGTCTAAATCGCCCCACTCTACTTCTGTGAAGAAGTGATTTAACATTTTCCCGAGCATAGGTCCTCTCCAAATAACTGGAGCATTATCTTCTACAAAGAATCCCATTGAGATTACTTTCACGCCTAGACGCTCCACTGGTATTATCTTATCACCTCTTACGATAGGACGTTTTTCTATTCCCATCATGTCCGGTACACTAAAACCGTAAATATCCGCATCAATGATACCAACCTTTTTCCCTAGACGAGCTAAAGCAATCGCAAGGTTAACGGAAACTGTTGATTTTCCCACTCCACCTTTTCCACTCGCCACTGCTAAAAATGTTGTTTTTGAGTTTGGTGATAATAAAGATTCACTCTTCTCTTCTTGTGGTGGTGCAAACTGAGCTAATTCCTCTTCCGTAAACTCTGCAAAACGAAGTCCAACTGTTGCTGCTCCAAGTTCTTTTACTAACTTTACAATTCCAGACTGCAATTGCATTTGTTCCGCCGTACCCATTTTTACAATTGCAATTTTAACACTCACATGTTCCTTCTCTGGCTTGACTGTTACTTCTTTAATTGCATTTGTTTCTTTTAACGTTTTATGTAAAAACGGATCTACAATCCCTTCTAACGCTTCCACTACTTGTTCTTTTGTTACCATAATTAGTCCAGCCCCCTGTATGAAAAATAACGTAATGTTAATTGAATTTATCTTTCTTTATCCCTGAAATAAATGCGTTTACATTTCCAGTATAACATATTTTCGGAAAACTTCGTTAACGAGAGAAACTCAAAAAATCCTCCTTATTCTGGAGGATTTCCTTTTTCCGTAAAATAACGTAATATACCACGATATATTGCAGCCGCTACTTTTTGCTGGTATTTCTCCGAATTTAACATATATCTTTCATTCACATTCGATAAAAAGCCAGCTTCAATTAAAGCACCTGGTTTTTTGGCATACTTCAATAAATACACGTGAGGAATTGTTTTAGCAGAACGATTCGTATTTTCTAAGCTTGTTCTCAATTCAGCTTGTATAAATTTTGCAGCCCGTTCATTTTCAATCGAAGAACGGTAGTAGAACGTTTGTGCGCCCTTAGATCCACTACTAGTTAGGGCATTTAAATGAATACTCGCAAAAAAGTCTACATCAGGCTTATTAATGATTTCAACACGCTTTTTTAAATCCTCTGCTTTACGTCTACTATATGACTTTGTATCTTTATTAGCTAAATCATAATCTCCTTCACGCGTTAAAATAACTAAAGCACCTTGTTCTTGTAAATAATCTTGTACCTTTTTTGTAATCTCAAGCGTAATATCTTTTTCTACAATATCCTTTCCACCAACAGCCCCTCCGTCTGGTCCCCCATGCCCAGCATCGAGTACAATCACTTTCCCTGATAAGGGTAAATTCCAAGCTCGCCACGATTTTGTAATTTGAAATTCTTGTTTAACTAAAAAAAACAAAACAACCGCAGCGAGCGCAAAAGAGATAATTCGAATTCTCTTCATACCTTTCCTCCTCCAGCTAGTCCCTCTAATTACTTATATGGGACAAGAGGAAAGTTTATGCTTGTCTTAGTGTAGCTTTAATCGATATCTTCTTTCGCCTTTTTCATACCCTTCTTGCCACCACAAGCCGATAAACTGCTGGCACGATTCCAAAAGCAATTCCTCGTCTTGCAACTTAATTTCACGTATAGTCATACTCGTTAAAAATTGAAATAACGTTTCAGTTAATTGTTGCTCTTCTTCTAAAGCCCTATATTTCACATCAAAGAATGATTCACCATGATAACCAAATTTACTGTATCTCGCTCCTAATAAATAAGATTCTATCCCTAGTTCAATACAATAATCTTCATACTGACGATGGAGTTCTTGCATCTGAAAGGCATCACGAATATTTGAACGCAATGTTTTTAATGATAATTCTCGCAGCATCTTTCGCTCGTATTTTAACTGCTTTTCTTTTTGTTTTTCTTGTAAGTTGACAATGACATTCATAGTACTTATAAACCTCCCTAATACGTATTAGTCTAAACTTCTAAAGAAGAAGCATACGCGCGGCAGTAGC
Proteins encoded:
- the gerD gene encoding spore germination protein GerD, yielding MKRMLLVLISSFLFMALVACAQEKEAKSELDYDQTKKMIVDILKTDQGKKAIKDVLTDEKMKQALILDETVVKKTIEDAMVSEKGQQFWEKLFKDPEFSSKFAKSMGKEQTNLMKTLLKDPEYQSGVIEIMKNPEVEKIMLQTMKSKEYRQYLQQVLTETAESPLFQAKMIDIISKGVQKAEKGGSDKKGAGGEGGSQDGNKEQQ
- a CDS encoding Mrp/NBP35 family ATP-binding protein, whose amino-acid sequence is MVTKEQVVEALEGIVDPFLHKTLKETNAIKEVTVKPEKEHVSVKIAIVKMGTAEQMQLQSGIVKLVKELGAATVGLRFAEFTEEELAQFAPPQEEKSESLLSPNSKTTFLAVASGKGGVGKSTVSVNLAIALARLGKKVGIIDADIYGFSVPDMMGIEKRPIVRGDKIIPVERLGVKVISMGFFVEDNAPVIWRGPMLGKMLNHFFTEVEWGDLDYLVLDLPPGTGDVALDLHSMLPACKEIIVTTPHPTAAFVAARAGAMALRTEHSILGVVENMAYFESKATGEKEYVFGRGGGDKLATELQTDVLGRIPLQQPDWNKEDFAPSVYEDTHTTGLIYRTIAETVIDKTAVTQK
- the cwlD gene encoding N-acetylmuramoyl-L-alanine amidase CwlD; the encoded protein is MKRIRIISFALAAVVLFFLVKQEFQITKSWRAWNLPLSGKVIVLDAGHGGPDGGAVGGKDIVEKDITLEITKKVQDYLQEQGALVILTREGDYDLANKDTKSYSRRKAEDLKKRVEIINKPDVDFFASIHLNALTSSGSKGAQTFYYRSSIENERAAKFIQAELRTSLENTNRSAKTIPHVYLLKYAKKPGALIEAGFLSNVNERYMLNSEKYQQKVAAAIYRGILRYFTEKGNPPE
- a CDS encoding DUF2521 family protein, which produces MNVIVNLQEKQKEKQLKYERKMLRELSLKTLRSNIRDAFQMQELHRQYEDYCIELGIESYLLGARYSKFGYHGESFFDVKYRALEEEQQLTETLFQFLTSMTIREIKLQDEELLLESCQQFIGLWWQEGYEKGERRYRLKLH